The stretch of DNA tgccattggcgattgccaaataaaattgatcacaagatgtaacaaaatggatctaacttaaatttaatactaaacagaaaacaataaacttgtggccaagatgttatgccacaaaaattaggtgtcaatatttttttagtacaccagatccgaatttcgacaataaatgtctcttcagtgatgttagggatcgaaacggtatttgaaaGGCCATAAAATTAACCCTCAATTTACTAGTAATGTAGACTTgtattttaagagtcaatatatatatatatatatatatatatattctacggTTTTCTGacaacagttatttttttttactgccaCGACATCTTAAAGTAATCTTACTTTCCAGGTACTCCAGGATCTCCATCTACAGGACCTTACCCCCAAGGAGGCGGTGCTCCTGGTGGTGCTGGTGGGCATGGTGCTGGTGGTCAAGGAGCTGGTGGTCAAGGAGCTGGTGGCCATGGTGCTGGTGGTCAGGGTGCTGGTGGTCAAGGTGCACCAAGCGGTCATGGTGCTGGTGGTCACGGTGCTGGGGGTCACGGTGCTGGAGGCCAGGGTCAAGGTGGACCAAGCGGTCATGGTGCTGGTGGTCACGGTGCTGGAGGTCACGGTGCTGGAGGTCATGGTCAAGGTGTACCAAGCGGTCATGGTGCTGGTGGTCACGGTGCTGGAGGTCAAGGTGGTCAAGGCGCACAAAGCGGTCATGGTGCTGGTGGTCACGGTGCTGGTGGTCACGGCGGTGGCCATGGTGGTCAAGGTGCACCAAGTGGTCAAGGCGCACAAAGCGGTCATGGTGCTGGTGGTCACGGTGCTGGTGGTCACGGGGGTGGCCATGGTGGTCAAGGTGCACCAAGTGGTCATGGTGCTGGTGGTCATGGTGCTGGTGGTCAAGGTAGTGCTGGTGGTGCTGGTGGTCAAGGAGCACAATCTCCTGTTATAAGCGGCGGACCTGGTATGCCAAAAATAGAATTTGTTAATGGGTTCCCTGTTATAACCCTCGGTGGAAACCCCGCTGCTTCTCCTGCTGGTGGACAATCCCCTGGTGGTGGACAGTCTCCTGCTGGTGGACAATCTCCTGCTGGTGGACATGCTCCTGCTGGTGGGCATTCTCCTGCTGGTGGACATGCACCTGCTGGTGGACATTCTCCTGCTGGAGGACAATCTCCTGGTGGAATGGGAAGCTCACTCGTCAGTAAAACACCAGGTGGTACAATAAACATAATGGATTTCCTAGGTGGCCTTTTACCAAAACCTAACGCAGGACCAGCGTGTAGAGACAGACAGCCTTGGTGTGCAACATGGGCTGAGTTATGTCTGGATCCAACACATTCTAGAAAAATGAACTCACAGTGTCCTCGAACATGCGGAAAATGTCCACCCACTGCTGGAGGTTTGTAtattttctaatataaatttgcatttaaacataaaacattaatTACACATCATGGGGAgaccttcatttctgtattcttaaaTTTTAGGCTGTTTTTACTTTAATATGGTATAAACTGTTTAAAATGTTCATCCGAACAGAATTTTCGGATTTCTCGTTCTAAATTTGCTATGGTTTTTTCCTTGTTTAATTTAGTCTTTATAGTATAATAATTTCACCGTAACCAACCGTCTTTTCCCGTTATCACTAGCAATAAGGAACTGTATCTTCTTAGTACATTGTTAAAATAACGATAAGCATGAATGAAAGTTATCTTAAAAAGCACATATATGCATataggcaacagcagtataccgctgttcaaaagtcataaatcgactgagagaaaacaaatcgggttacaaactaaaacagagggaaacacatcaactacaagaggaaaacaacgaaacaacagaacactgaagtgcaacaaaaacaaacgacaatgcaacatacatagacacGAACTATTAGCTaactgtcatagtcctgacttttatatacatttatatttatatatctcaTCTTTCTTCTAGGAGGACCACCATGCATTGATGCTGTTGAAGGTTGTATGTTTTGGAAGCAAATAGGGATGTGTCATGTACCGTTTTACCAAGCGTATATTAAGGAGACTTGTGCTTTAACATGCAACATGTGCTGAATTAAACAGAAAGAATTCCAAAACGTTTACAGTATTTCTACAAATGTCCCATGAAAGACTAGAACGCATCCAAGTCGTGCAACGTGTTGGTGTTGAGTCGGGACCTGTTTTGCTGGCAAAATTGATCTCATGTTAATGACTTCCTCGAGTGGCCGAGGAAAATGACTATTTTGTGATTGTGTTATATTTTTGTACAATagatgatatttttaaaataaattattttatattcgtTATTGATAAATTTATGATCTGCATGGCAATTTTGTGTGTAAACATACGTTTTCAAGTCAGGAACCTTATCAATGTTTGCCCTTTGTCGTTGAAATAACCGAAGAGACATTTTAAGATAGTCTAAATGAACATCTGGTGCAGTAAACAGTATGATAGCAAAACTATCGAAATCCAAGGAAAATGCAAAACGGGAAGCCTTTttcagatggcaaaatcaaaaactcgaacgaatggaaaacaattgtcatattcttgactttctACAGGCATTTCCAtaatatgaagaaaatggtgtATAACACCTGGTTTTATCTTTATGTACAGTGCTAGTACTTCTTTCGCTTTTTGCCATCTAACTATACATTTGTAGTTGCATATCCAGTTCGGGTGCTCTCTATGTTCAGTGTTACTCCCTCCACCATTTGATATCTGATGTGCACATATCTATAGTGAAGTCCTACCCCACACAGTTTCATAAAAGCCGTTATTTTACAGTGTAGTTTAGTTCTCTTGATTCCAGATATAAGTATGGTTCACCCAACCCCGCCATTATTGATGGTAAGATAACGGAATCGCTTAATTTTATTGTCACTTCGCTGTAGATTTACATGTACTTCTGTCCACATACCATCTTGCATCGGGCTATATGAAGTTAACCTATCAAGCGTCGAGTAAGGCGCTCTGTCTGTTCTATACTCACTGGAGAGAGTTTCTTTGAATTCGCTATCGGCATTAATTTAAGTCCAAAATATGTTGTAGTTTTTCGTTCATTGGTAGTTCACCAAATTGATATCCCACTGCATTCAGTGTTGAAGTTAATTTATGATGTATGGCGTTACGTACTGTTCAAAAGCTGTCACATTTTAGAAAAAATTGctctatatttttcttctttgtttGCACATAGCAGACCTTTCGGGTCGGTTTCTTCTTTGTACATTCTGATCGTTTTGCTCTAAAAGATATACGAGCCTTTAAGCATCTTTAATTTTACTTGCAATCTTGGTGTATCAATAGTAGAGTGGCAGTTGATATTGAATATAGGATGTATATTTCCGTATCTCAAATTTTCAGTTGTTAAGAAATTGAGCCTTTCCTAGCTTATGCATAAAAGCAATGAATCAGCTAGAACGTCCGTCTTTTTCTAATAAGACTTAGAGGTTGGCGTTCTGTAAGTGAACTTTCTACACTGTCGTCCGGCAGGTTGCAGATGTTGTTAAATAGACTGAATGATCGGGTGTGTATTTATGCTCCAAGAGGTAATATTTCTGTTGATAGTTGTGTTTGGAGCACATAACATGTTGTAAGGGCAAGTATTTACTTTAGGGTTTTTTTCTGAAACTTTTCAAGACGTGTTAGTGAACTTGTTGTTGGTTGTTTAAAATTTCTAATCAATACAATAGTACCGTACGTAGTGATGTAAATTTTGTACAGGTACACCATTGTCTCCAAATAAAGATCGTGTTGGCAATGAAATCCCTCCGTACCAGGCTATGAGTACTATGTCTTGCTTTTTAAATATCTTCTTCCACTTTTCCTGTCATGTTGTATTTGAGTGATGTAGTTCTAATAACTCGTAGATGTATGGCTTTCTCTATTTATAGCATATTGTTTGGTTCCATTTTTAAAGATTTGGTTGTTAGGTTCCTTTTACGCTGTTTGTGGGAGATGTTTAGGAGTACACTTTGTGTTGGTTGTAGTTACTAGCCTTCCATATATGCGTAGTCATAAGCCacatcaatgattatttgtgcTTGACAAGGGCCTTGACTGAAAAGCACGATGTTGTCTGCACATGCTGTACTATTAATACTAATGTTTCCTATTTTAAAGCCAGCTCCAGTTGTTTTGTACATATTAAGAAGTTGATTGCTGTATGACTACACTTTTGGCAGGTCTTTATTCACATTCCCATTGTGTCCATCACCAATTTCTGCCAAGAGTACCCTACGAAGCTTGTGGCTTTGTATTAATATGCCAAAATACATTCTCTGTAGCTTTGTTTTATTGGTAAGACTGAATTCAATAACGATGACCATGCTGTTAAACCtctatattttgtgttttgtgtttctAGGACACGGTCATTTGTACGTTCTTTGGTGATAGTTTCTATAATCTTTCCTATTACTGGCAATACAGTATTCCCCCTATAGTTGATAGAGTAATGCCTAGTtccttttttataaatacttgttttaaaacttaaataaacagtagtataccgctgttcaaaactcctaaatccatggacaaaaaacaaaatcggggtaacaaactaaaactgagggaaacgcattcaatataagaggagaacaacgaccccccccccccccacacagagagagagagagagagagagagagagagagagagagaaatggactaagcattagacaaaatcctatgagaataacaaatataacatcgaaaccaaatacatgaatttgggatagataagtaccgtgacacgtcttatagtaatctgaattcacactcaaaaaggtccaaaaataaAATCGCCTAGCATTATTTTCCCATTGACTTCTTGTTCCAATGATCGCATAATTTCCGTTTTTGCTGTTGTTATACGTATCAATTTATGAAACATTTTCGCATCTTTCGTCCGTGTTTCGAGGATATTTTCCTTCTACTTGTTTTTTAGTTAAGCCAGCTCAATTCGTAATGCAAGTATACAGTCAATTTTAGATAACTATttcttgttatttttgttattttgttattattgtGTCTCCCATAATTTCCCCATACTTCATATAATTTCCTTGCTGATTTTAGTGGTAATTAAATTTCTTGTGTTCACACTTCAGTCAGTAGTTCAACAAAATTGTAATATGGCTTCCTCTACTTCTGTTTCttccatattttcatttatatgcgTATTGATGTGAGCGGAGTACCATTCTTTGTTAACATTATCCCAGTTTACCTTCTTTTTTATCCTGTTTTGCTTATAATTAACTTCCACATTTTTGTGCTTGAATTTGATGCCAATAAGATTAGGATGGTGATGCATTTTTATTAAttcgtttttgtttgttttgtttgaatgTCTTAACTCGCAAAGTTAtggaaaaaagtaataaatttatggGATTTTTGTCCTAGTgagttaacaaaatattttgccTTGGTGTCATGTTTTAGGCAGCACTCATTTATAAATTCTTGTAGGTGTAGATTGCATCgcaacgtttcgtccccgagggtatcaccagcccagtagtcagcacttcagtgttgacatgaatatcaattatatggtcatttttataaattttctgtttacaaaactttgaattattcgaaaaactaaggattttcttaccccaggagtagattaccttagccgtatttggcacaactttttggaattttgggtcctcaatgctcttcaactttgtatttgtttggctttttaactattttgatctgagcgtcactgatgagtcttatgtagacgaaacgcgcgtctggcgtataaaattataatcctggtacttttgataactatttgtgtctgttttttttttctcactcaGATCCTCGTTTGTATCTCATCCAAAAATCATCGTTTATTTGGTAGATTTATTTTATTCATCAATTATGTCTTGGTATTTTGATAGATGACTTTTacataaccgtttcacaaatgatatcggatatgttccttacgtcataactacaatccccttcccgttcatgaatgtgacctaccgaataagactatttaccggatttgttatcacataagcaacacgacgggtgccacatgtggtgcaggatctgcttgcccttccggggcacctgagatcacccctagttttttggagggttcgtgttgtttattctttggttttctattttgtgtcatgtgtgcttttttttttgttgtctttttcatttgtagccatggcgttgtcagtttgttttagatttgcgagtttgactgtccctttggtatctttcgtccctcttttacacttTTTGCAGGTAGTTACCAGTATACTGATGATAAGAGTATGTTGGAGTTGGAGTTTTCCTTGATTTCTATACACTGTATTCTTAATGAACCTAGGTCTATTGGTTTTATTAAGTCAACATTTTTTCTTTCATATGGTGTCTTCTCCTCCATCTTCTCGAGGCATACATATTGGTAATAGAGGATCATTTATATCAACCTCTTTGCCTATAAAGTTTAACGTTCATTAAATTTCTCCGAATAGTGTTAGCTgtacttttttatgccccacctacgatagtagaggggcattatgttttatggtctgtggctccgttcgtccgtccgtccttccgtccgtccaggttaaagtttttggtcaaagtagtttttgatgaagctgaagtccaatcaacttgaaacttagtacacttgttgcttatgagatgatctttctaatttttaaaccaaattagacttttgaccccaatttcacggtccactgaacatagaaaatgaaagtgggagtttcaggttaaagtttttggtcaaggtagtttttgatgaagctgaagtccaatcaacttgaaacttagtacacttgttgcttatgatttgatctttctaattttaatgccaaattagatgattacccaatttcacggtccatggaacatggaaaaggatagtgcgagtggggcatccgtgtactttggacacattcttgttttaaccTGTAATGGCTGTTTATTTTGTTGACACGTTgctgtaaatataacggaattgtATGAGACTGTCATAGAAGTGGGAGGTTAATCTAGctttaaaaccatgtttaatccaccaatttctgCCTGTAtcacgtcaggaatatgacagttgttatccattcgtttaatagGTTTGGAGAATataattttgccttttgattatggcctttccgttttgaatttttctttgttattttattttctagaaCAAGCAATGCTATGGCAAGCctttctcgtcaaaactatgtttaaacccttttttcgaaaaaaaaaaaaaaaaatacacactgagatttaaaaacctaaaataacacactgagaaatcgaaattacatacggagatttaaaaaaataaaaaaaaaaacacacacactgagaatttaaaattacacactgagataaatatgcaaattactaatgaatattcttgagatgaataattcaacatattaatatattgatctcaagaactcttgtcattataatgaaatgcgattccttcaaccaacattcgtaataaatttcaagacttaacatcgctcatattcataagtttgttgcctataattcagatcattactaccagtgtatcgggatttttttttacttaaaaccgtgtaagcatgggtcccttttcaaatgTCTTCCAACTATTACCCATATTTTGCAAGgcaatcttttatatttttgttacgtttatatgctataatagtcACTTGAGTAAAAGTTTTGCATTCCTTGtttttttgcagattgttccaatattttcttataatttcaataaagtttttcaccatttggttatattttgtaataagagtaagtgggtatttttcttgttcttgtatttctaaagtttttttttgtaaataatttggaaccaaatcgaaggactaacgagttctgtcctCTAGTTgtttttaagcttgtaatagattcagattaagtatgttAATTGGATATGTGCGCATAcatgttgaaattaaataaaaattatgttttatatgtaaaataataggattttttttgtttgaaaacatgCATTgagtaataaaattaattattttaatcttatggaatttgtagaaaataaaactatttagAAGAAAAGCAAGTAAAAGCACTggaatagaaaagaaaaaaaaagtaaaacatttaaaagtctgtaaaaaaacgtatttaaaaagaaaattaagataCCCAAACTTTCAACTTCAGCCTCAAagaatttattaatttcattattttaacaaagtatgatttttaaaaatgaatataatatcaaaagtaaTGCTTAAAGTACTTAATCATGCGCTTAATCATTATAGATAAGTGTATATTGGCCTAATAAATTTAAGTCAAGCCAATTAACTTTGAACTCTGATTACCTTTTATTCGAGATCTATGTAACCAATTCAACATCCTACTGCAACCAGCCAAGATGTTCCTAGCCTATATAATACGGCTTCCAGTGTCCAGGGTTTTAGGGGTCGCACTGCTCGGCTATTACTACGGGTGGCTGTCAGAATCCATCTTTCTGTTGAGTAGTTTAACagttttttcttattcaaaattCCTGGCTTTGCAGCTATTGACATCTTGATTTTAGTAGTATTTTTTCATTTAGTATTTCATTTAAcgatttttctttaattttaaattgctTGTCTGCTTTTTCAACTTTAATTAATCTTTTtctgagtcttttgaagacaaaacgcgcactggtgtaaatacaaaatttaatcatggtatctatgatgagtttatttacaaccactgggtcgatgcaacttaTGGAGTTTTAATTCCCAGCGGGTATCACGGTgacaccagcccagtagtcggcacttttgtgctgacatgaattatcattgacatagtcatatttataaattaactgtttacaaaacttttgaatttttgaaatgctaaggcttttttgccccaggaatagattaccttagctgtatttggcaaagctcttaggaattttggtcc from Mytilus galloprovincialis chromosome 2, xbMytGall1.hap1.1, whole genome shotgun sequence encodes:
- the LOC143064262 gene encoding uncharacterized protein LOC143064262; protein product: MAFNFLTVFFLIGAVEAYINMAMYRQQILDHHNQVRRMEPASNMQKLTWNTQLENEATMWASQCMFDHQQLGRGENLAMHTAPWDYPRLISVGIQMWADEKRQYTYGSSGFSQATGHYTQMVWADTTQVGCGMTRCPSLSMGGGTPMQNAWFLVCFYNPAGNYIGQLPFKQGQSCSMCGRGQYCDQGLCSSTPGSPSTGPYPQGGGAPGGAGGHGAGGQGAGGQGAGGHGAGGQGAGGQGAPSGHGAGGHGAGGHGAGGQGQGGPSGHGAGGHGAGGHGAGGHGQGVPSGHGAGGHGAGGQGGQGAQSGHGAGGHGAGGHGGGHGGQGAPSGQGAQSGHGAGGHGAGGHGGGHGGQGAPSGHGAGGHGAGGQGSAGGAGGQGAQSPVISGGPGMPKIEFVNGFPVITLGGNPAASPAGGQSPGGGQSPAGGQSPAGGHAPAGGHSPAGGHAPAGGHSPAGGQSPGGMGSSLVSKTPGGTINIMDFLGGLLPKPNAGPACRDRQPWCATWAELCLDPTHSRKMNSQCPRTCGKCPPTAGGGPPCIDAVEGCMFWKQIGMCHVPFYQAYIKETCALTCNMC